Part of the Phycisphaerales bacterium genome, CCCGCGGCCGTACGCGAGCGGCGCGAGCAGGAGGCCGCCCGCGAGGAACGCTCCAAGCAGCGCACGCTCGAGCGGCAGGGCAAGGTGCTTCCCAAGGGCGGAGACGAGAAGAAGTTCCCCGGCGGAGTGGTGCCCACGAAGCTACCGCCCAAGCGGATGGGCGGGCGGCTCTCGGGCCGTCGTTGAGGCCCGATCTCGGACCTAGCGGTCGATCTTGGCCAGCGCCTTCTCGCGGCTGGAAGTGATCACGAACAGGCGGTCGACGCGCGTGCCCTTGAGCACCGAGGCGATGGGCTTGGCCAGGTTGCAGAGCACGAGCGTGCCGCCCTCGCCCATGCACGTCTCGCGTATCTGCACGAGCATCGAGATGCCGGCGCTGGACATGTACTCGACGCGCGCCATGTCGAGCACGACGCGGCCGCGTGCCCGGACCGCATCTGGCATCGACTCGGCCAGCACGCCCGCGGCGTCAGACTCGCTGAGGCTGGGGCCCTTGGGCGAGATCACCAGGGCCCGGCCGAACGTCTGGCGGATGGTGTTCGGCCCTTCGCTGGTATCCGGGGTGGCGTCGGCGGTGGTAGCGCGCATCAAGATCCTCCCTCGTCGGGCGATCATGGTGCCGCCCGAGGATCCATCGGCGGTCGGCCGCGAAGGGGTCACAGCGCGGCGTGTTCTGGGACGAGCATGCTGCGCGGTCGGTCGGATTCGTCCGTTACCGGACGGCCAGTTCCCGCCGCATGGGGCCGCCGGACGTTCGAAGATGTCACGGGAGGTCGCGTTGGCTTGCCGTCCCACCCATGAGC contains:
- a CDS encoding STAS domain-containing protein, giving the protein MRATTADATPDTSEGPNTIRQTFGRALVISPKGPSLSESDAAGVLAESMPDAVRARGRVVLDMARVEYMSSAGISMLVQIRETCMGEGGTLVLCNLAKPIASVLKGTRVDRLFVITSSREKALAKIDR